One part of the Thermodesulfobacterium commune DSM 2178 genome encodes these proteins:
- the xseB gene encoding exodeoxyribonuclease VII small subunit: MEKELSFEEALAEIEQILRQLENKNLELERAIELYERGLFLIHFCEEKLKKAKAKVEVILKDEKGFKLETLERASEILKDGN; encoded by the coding sequence ATGGAGAAAGAGCTAAGCTTTGAAGAGGCTTTAGCTGAAATAGAACAAATTTTAAGGCAGTTAGAAAATAAAAACCTTGAGTTAGAACGAGCTATAGAACTTTATGAAAGAGGGTTGTTTTTGATACATTTTTGTGAGGAGAAGCTTAAAAAAGCCAAGGCTAAGGTAGAGGTTATCCTTAAAGATGAGAAAGGTTTTAAATTGGAAACCTTAGAGAGGGCTTCAGAGATCTTAAAAGATGGAAACTAA
- a CDS encoding polyprenyl synthetase family protein: protein METKNFDFFAYLKRKAEKVEKVLTEFFPQPKGYGGRVVEAASYSLSAGGKRIRPVLCLASCEVVGGRDEDVLFFAAGIECIHTYSLIHDDLPAMDDDDFRRGKPSCHKAYDEATAILAGDGLQSLAFWFFTHPEQVKRVSKSALLKAIHLISQAVGFEGMVGGQMADLLMEGKKAGLKILKWIHLHKTVKLIEASVLAGALLAKAKKKELQALKSYAKHLGMAFQIVDDLLDVIGDEKKLGKKNLSDLKKQKLTYPSVVGLEKTRELAEIHTQKAISALEPFGEKAIPLRAMAEFVLKRVY from the coding sequence ATGGAAACTAAAAATTTTGATTTTTTTGCTTACCTAAAGAGAAAGGCTGAGAAGGTAGAAAAGGTTTTAACCGAGTTTTTCCCACAACCCAAGGGATATGGTGGCCGTGTGGTTGAGGCTGCCAGTTATAGCCTTTCTGCCGGAGGGAAAAGGATAAGACCGGTTTTATGTTTAGCAAGCTGTGAGGTTGTAGGTGGAAGGGATGAAGATGTCCTCTTTTTTGCTGCTGGCATCGAATGTATTCATACCTATTCGTTGATACACGATGACCTTCCTGCTATGGATGACGATGATTTTAGACGAGGTAAACCCTCTTGTCATAAAGCCTATGACGAAGCAACAGCTATTTTAGCTGGAGATGGGTTGCAAAGTTTGGCTTTTTGGTTTTTTACCCACCCTGAACAGGTAAAAAGGGTAAGCAAAAGCGCGCTTTTAAAGGCCATTCATCTGATTTCTCAAGCCGTAGGCTTTGAGGGAATGGTAGGAGGTCAGATGGCTGACCTTTTGATGGAAGGAAAAAAGGCAGGGCTAAAAATACTAAAATGGATCCATCTTCACAAAACCGTAAAACTCATCGAGGCCTCGGTTTTGGCAGGGGCTTTACTTGCCAAGGCTAAAAAAAAGGAGTTGCAAGCTTTAAAATCTTATGCTAAACATCTGGGGATGGCTTTTCAAATCGTAGACGACCTTTTAGACGTGATAGGGGACGAAAAAAAGTTAGGGAAAAAAAACCTTTCTGATTTAAAAAAACAAAAACTTACCTATCCTTCTGTGGTAGGGCTTGAGAAAACCAGAGAGCTTGCGGAAATACACACCCAAAAGGCTATTTCTGCTTTAGAACCTTTTGGAGAAAAAGCTATACCTTTAAGAGCGATGGCTGAGTTTGTTTTAAAAAGGGTATATTGA